A stretch of the Bacillus licheniformis DSM 13 = ATCC 14580 genome encodes the following:
- a CDS encoding AMP-binding protein, which translates to MAELLHLTIGKLLEKTAADAPDHEAVVYPDRGLRYTYREFDQLCRKVAKGLMALGIDKGEHVAIWASNTPEWLTAQFASAKAGAVLVTANTNYQLSELEYVLKQSDATTLILMESYRGTSYIDILCKLIPELKEGEPGRLASERLPFLKNIILLGDQRHPGMYLWDDLLKLSGSVSEKALDRRMERLKEHDVINMQYTSGTTGFPKGVMLTHSNLANNAANIAECMNLSKKDRMCIPVPFFHCFGCVLGTLACVTAGATMVPVQEFSPKEVLSAVETEKCTALHGVPTMFIAELNDPDFASYDLSSLRTGIMAGSNCPIEVMKKVIDNMGMSEITIAYGQTEASPVITQTRVNDSLKRRVETVGRALPNVEVKITEPGTNREVERGVQGELCTRGYHVMKGYYKNPEATAAVIDEDGFLHTGDLAVMDEEGYCRITGRLKDMIIRGGENIYPREIEEFLYKHPDILDVQIVGVPDETFGEEVSAWIKLKSGASMTADELKEYCKGKIARYKIPRYIAFVEEFPMTASGKVQKFKLREQALEHFQL; encoded by the coding sequence TTGGCAGAGCTGCTCCATTTGACAATTGGAAAGTTATTGGAGAAAACCGCGGCAGACGCCCCTGATCACGAGGCTGTCGTCTATCCGGACCGCGGCCTGCGTTATACGTACCGGGAATTTGACCAGTTGTGCAGAAAAGTCGCAAAAGGACTGATGGCGCTCGGTATTGATAAAGGTGAACATGTCGCAATTTGGGCTTCCAATACTCCGGAATGGCTCACCGCCCAGTTTGCTTCGGCAAAAGCGGGTGCTGTACTAGTCACAGCCAACACGAACTATCAATTATCAGAGCTTGAATATGTGCTGAAACAGTCAGATGCCACAACACTCATTTTAATGGAATCATACCGGGGCACTTCCTACATTGATATCCTTTGCAAACTGATTCCTGAATTAAAGGAGGGCGAACCGGGCAGGCTTGCATCTGAAAGACTGCCTTTCTTAAAAAATATTATTTTGCTGGGGGATCAAAGGCATCCCGGCATGTACCTATGGGATGATTTATTAAAGCTCTCAGGGTCAGTAAGCGAAAAAGCGCTTGATCGCAGGATGGAACGGCTCAAAGAGCATGATGTCATTAATATGCAATATACATCAGGTACGACAGGCTTTCCGAAAGGCGTGATGCTCACCCATTCCAATTTGGCAAACAATGCGGCAAATATTGCGGAATGCATGAATTTATCGAAAAAAGACAGAATGTGCATCCCCGTTCCGTTTTTCCACTGCTTCGGCTGTGTACTGGGGACTCTCGCTTGCGTCACCGCCGGCGCGACGATGGTGCCGGTACAAGAATTCAGTCCGAAAGAAGTGCTTTCAGCCGTCGAAACGGAAAAATGCACGGCGCTTCACGGTGTACCGACCATGTTCATCGCCGAACTGAATGATCCAGATTTCGCATCATATGACCTGTCTTCTTTAAGAACGGGCATCATGGCCGGTTCAAACTGTCCGATCGAAGTCATGAAAAAAGTGATCGATAACATGGGGATGTCTGAAATAACGATTGCATACGGACAGACGGAAGCCTCACCGGTCATTACCCAGACTAGGGTCAACGATTCGCTCAAAAGAAGGGTCGAAACCGTAGGGCGCGCTTTGCCGAATGTAGAAGTCAAAATAACTGAACCGGGTACGAACCGGGAGGTTGAAAGAGGCGTTCAAGGCGAGCTGTGCACACGCGGCTACCATGTTATGAAAGGCTACTACAAAAATCCTGAGGCCACGGCAGCGGTCATCGATGAGGATGGATTTTTGCATACGGGAGATTTAGCCGTAATGGATGAAGAAGGCTACTGCCGGATTACCGGGAGATTAAAAGACATGATCATCAGAGGCGGTGAAAACATATATCCGCGGGAAATAGAAGAGTTTTTATACAAGCATCCCGACATTCTCGACGTCCAAATTGTCGGAGTGCCTGACGAAACATTCGGCGAAGAGGTATCGGCCTGGATCAAACTGAAAAGCGGAGCATCGATGACGGCTGACGAATTAAAAGAATACTGCAAAGGCAAAATCGCCCGCTATAAGATTCCGCGCTATATCGCATTTGTAGAAGAGTTCCCGATGACGGCATCAGGGAAAGTGCAAAAATTCAAGTTAAGGGAGCAGGCGCTTGAGCATTTTCAATTGTAA
- a CDS encoding acyl-CoA dehydrogenase family protein gives MNFELTREQQMIRELARDFAKQEIAPHAEHVDRTGEFPIETFKKMGELGLLGIPFPESYGGSGGDTISYALSVEEIGKACGSTGLSYAAAVSLGAAPIYYFGTEEQKQEYLVPLATGRALGAFGLTEPNAGSDAGGTRTKARSEGDSYVISGEKCWITNAGFARTVIVTAVTGIDDNGKNIISAIIVPTDSEGFTIKSEYDKMGVRGSNTSQLILDNVRVPKQNLLGSPEKGFKQFLNTLDGGRISIAALAVGIAQGAFEAALTYARERKQFGRPISYFQAIQFKLADMAMEIELARNMVLKAAWLKDQGRPFTKEAAFAKLYASEMAFRTCNQSIQIHGGYGYMKEYGVERMLRDAKLMEIGEGTSEIQRLVIARQLGIGKQALK, from the coding sequence ATGAATTTTGAACTAACCAGAGAACAGCAAATGATTCGTGAACTCGCAAGAGATTTTGCGAAACAGGAAATTGCACCGCACGCCGAACATGTTGACAGGACGGGAGAATTTCCGATTGAGACATTTAAAAAAATGGGGGAGCTCGGCCTCTTGGGGATTCCGTTTCCTGAAAGCTACGGCGGTTCAGGCGGAGATACGATTTCCTATGCACTTAGCGTCGAAGAAATCGGCAAAGCGTGCGGAAGCACCGGTCTTAGCTATGCTGCGGCTGTATCGCTCGGGGCTGCGCCGATTTATTATTTCGGCACTGAAGAACAAAAACAAGAATATCTCGTCCCGCTTGCGACGGGCCGGGCGCTCGGAGCATTTGGGCTGACCGAACCGAATGCAGGTTCCGATGCGGGCGGCACCCGGACAAAAGCCCGCTCGGAAGGGGACAGCTATGTGATCAGCGGTGAGAAATGCTGGATCACAAATGCAGGATTTGCCAGGACCGTCATCGTCACCGCCGTCACCGGAATAGATGACAACGGAAAAAACATCATTTCCGCCATCATCGTTCCGACAGATTCGGAGGGCTTCACCATTAAAAGCGAATATGACAAAATGGGTGTCCGCGGCTCCAATACATCACAGCTCATATTGGACAATGTCCGCGTACCAAAACAAAATCTATTGGGAAGCCCGGAAAAAGGGTTTAAACAATTTCTCAATACACTTGACGGCGGCAGAATTTCGATCGCAGCGCTGGCTGTCGGTATTGCCCAAGGCGCATTTGAGGCGGCGCTCACATACGCGCGCGAACGAAAACAATTCGGCCGACCGATCTCTTATTTCCAGGCGATTCAGTTCAAGCTTGCCGACATGGCCATGGAAATTGAGCTCGCCCGCAATATGGTGCTGAAGGCCGCCTGGCTGAAAGATCAAGGACGTCCGTTTACAAAAGAAGCGGCTTTTGCCAAGCTTTATGCCTCAGAAATGGCGTTCAGGACATGCAATCAGTCCATTCAAATACACGGAGGATACGGGTATATGAAAGAGTATGGAGTGGAGCGCATGCTGCGGGACGCAAAATTAATGGAAATCGGTGAAGGCACTTCAGAAATTCAACGGCTCGTCATCGCAAGGCAGCTCGGCATCGGCAAACAAGCGCTGAAATGA
- a CDS encoding NAD(P)H-dependent oxidoreductase yields MKTLVIVAHPNLETSVVHKRWVEELKKYPEKYTVHELSDVYPDGNIDAEKEQKLVESHGNLVLQFPIYWFNCPPLLKKWLDDVLAYGWAYGSNGGDRLNNRKVALGVSAGIKEEDYRENGRYRYTLEQILVPFETTFRYCRADYRSFFAFYGKEKEPGGNEEEENEPGAGELEKSARDYLHFIDHM; encoded by the coding sequence TTGAAAACGCTAGTTATCGTTGCACACCCAAATTTAGAAACATCAGTGGTTCATAAGCGCTGGGTAGAGGAACTCAAAAAATATCCGGAAAAGTATACGGTTCACGAATTGTCCGACGTTTACCCGGATGGAAACATAGACGCGGAAAAAGAACAAAAATTGGTGGAATCGCACGGCAATCTTGTTTTGCAATTCCCTATCTATTGGTTTAACTGTCCGCCTCTTCTTAAAAAATGGCTTGATGATGTATTAGCTTACGGCTGGGCTTATGGTTCAAATGGAGGAGATCGATTAAACAATCGTAAAGTGGCATTAGGTGTATCCGCCGGAATTAAAGAGGAAGATTATCGTGAAAACGGAAGGTACCGGTATACGCTTGAACAAATATTAGTTCCATTTGAAACGACATTCCGGTATTGCCGCGCAGATTATCGTTCATTTTTTGCATTTTACGGCAAGGAAAAAGAGCCTGGCGGAAACGAGGAAGAAGAAAATGAGCCGGGAGCAGGAGAATTGGAGAAAAGCGCACGAGATTATTTGCATTTTATTGATCATATGTAG
- a CDS encoding winged helix-turn-helix transcriptional regulator gives MQIPSGKTCVPTGVELKDTGFGYTLSLISGKYKIVILYWLSEREVMRHNELKRSIGTISFKTLSIMLKELEADGLIIRREFPQIPPKVEYSLSERGRSIVPLLNMMCEWGEKNRLG, from the coding sequence ATGCAAATCCCATCCGGAAAAACCTGCGTTCCGACCGGTGTGGAACTTAAAGACACCGGCTTTGGCTATACGTTGTCATTGATAAGCGGCAAATATAAAATAGTCATTCTATATTGGCTGTCTGAACGCGAAGTGATGCGGCATAATGAATTGAAGCGAAGCATCGGCACCATTTCCTTCAAAACGCTAAGCATCATGTTAAAAGAGCTGGAAGCAGACGGCCTTATCATTCGCAGAGAATTTCCCCAAATCCCCCCAAAGGTTGAGTATTCATTATCTGAACGCGGACGCTCCATCGTGCCTTTGTTAAATATGATGTGTGAGTGGGGGGAGAAAAACAGGCTGGGCTGA